The following nucleotide sequence is from Candidatus Neomarinimicrobiota bacterium.
ATACGGCAGGAAGGATCGAGAAGTTCAGAAAAAAGTACGGGCGACCTGAAGCGCCTGACAAAAACTCATAAGACAATCCACGCAGCGGTTTCCGAAGGCTAGAGAGCCAGGAAACCGTTTTTTTGTGTCATCAGCCACATCCGAAGTCACAGAGAAAGACAATAGGTATAGCTCTACAGAAGGATAAGATCGAGGAAAGCAGATTAGGAATTAAATTGGAAATGAGTCATTCTAAATCTCTTAATATCAAGTTTCTATGCTCTGTGTTCTCCCCGCCTGCCCCCTCCCGCTGCGGCGGGATCGGGAGGGGCGGGCAGATATGGCTTCATGAAAAAAATCGGTCATGCTTGAAAAGATAAAAAAAATAATCGAAAAGTCTGAGGCCCTCGCAAGCCAGTTGGCTGATCCTGAAATCCTCTCGGATCCAAAGCGATTGCGGGAAATCTCCAAGCAGCACCATGAGCTGGAGCCCCTGGTAAAAAAAGGGAAGTCTTATCTCAAGGTGATGGATCAAATTGAAGAGGATGAGGCTCTTCTTGGTGGCGATGATCTCGAACTGAAAGCCCTTGTGAAAGAAGAACTTGATGAGTTAGCTCAAAAGCGGGAAGTGCTGGAAGAGGAGCTCAAACTTCTTCTTCTTCCCAAAGATCCAAGAGATGATAGGAACACCATTGTGGAAATAAGAGCGGGAACAGGGGGAGAAGAGGCCGCCCTTTTTGCTGCTGATCTCTTCCGCATGTACAGTCGATATGCGGAACGTAAGGGGTGGCAATTGACCGCCTTAAGCAGCAGTGAAACGGGCAACAAGGGATTCAAAGAGATCATTTTTTCCCTGGAAGGAGAAGAGGTCTTCGGAGAGATGAAATTTGAGGGAGGCGTCCACCGGGTACAGAGAGTCCCGGAAACGGAAGCGAGCGGCCGTATTCACACCTCCGCTGCCACCGTTGCCGTACTCCCGGAAGCGAGTGAAATTGAAGTGGATATCGATCCTGCGGACCTGAGAATCGATACTTTCCGTGCCAGTGGTCATGGCGGACAACATGTCAACAAGACGGAATCAGCCGTTAGAATCACACACATGCCCACAAATCTTGTCGTAACCTGCCAGGACGAAAAATCGCAGCACAAAAACCGGATGGCCGCTATGAAAGTGCTTCGATCTCGACTGCTGGCCCTTGAGGGTGAAAAGCAGCGAGCAAAGCGAGATCAGGCCCGAAAGAGCATGATCTCTACAGGCGATCGAAGTGCAAAAATCCGTACCTATAACTTTCCTCAAAGCCGAGTCACAGATCACCGGATCGATGTTACTCTATACAAACTCGATGATATCTTGGACGGTGACATATCGGTGCTCGTGGAGAAACTCCGTATAGGCGACCAGGTGGAGCGCCTGAAGGCCGAAACGCTCAACTAACTCCGGTGTCCGCTTCCCCTGGAACAGATCGGCACTGGCGAGTTATTGAACTTCTCAAGCGGGGCGAACGCCATTTTTCTTCTCACGGATTTGACTCCCCACGGAGGGAAATTGAATGGCTCTTGATGGGTCTACTCTCCGTTTCACGCCTTGACCTTTACCTCAACTTCGAAAAGGTCGTCCACGCACATCAATTGGAGACTCTCAGGTCATGGGTTAAACGCCGCATTTCCCGTGAACCACCACAGTACATAACGGGAAAAACGGAATTTTTCGGACTTCCCATCTCCGTGGACCCTCACGTATTGATTCCCCGTCCCGAAACGGAACGACTGATAGAAGTAACCTTGAATATGGCTACAAAAACCGGCGCAAAACGGATCGTCGATGTGGGTACCGGCAGTGGATGTATCGCCATTGCCCTGGCGGCCAATCTTGAATCCGTAGGAATTGTGGCAATCGACAATGATGAAACCGTTCTTGAAGTTGGGAAAAAGAATGCGGAACTGAATGACGTAGAAGAACGGATATCGTTTCAGAAAAGGGATGTCTTTTCTGACCACCTGACCGAAACGTACGATCTTCTCGTGAGCAACCCTCCATATATTTCAGAAAGCGAACTCGACACAGTCATGCCTGAGGTGAGAGACTTTGAGCCCTTGAGTGCGCTCACGGACGGTGAAGACGGACTGAAATTCTACCGCCTGTTTGCGAAAAAGGGAAGAACCTGGGTGAAAAAAGGTGGCTATCTTTTGCTGGAGGTGGGACTCGGTTCGCACCCTCGGCGGGTGAAGGCCCTCTTTCAGGATGCAGGATTTGAAAACGTGACAGTCTTCCAGGACTATAACGGCGATGACCGTGTCGCCGCCATTGAAGTAGCACCATGAGCTGGTGAAAGCGGTCGTCGCTCTTTTCACTCTGTTCCGTCCTCTCAATCTTCTGCTGGGCGCCAGCGCGGTCCTTATCTCATCCGCTATTCTCGAATCTATGGGGAATTTCCACACCGTCATCAAGGCCATTCTTGTGGTGGTTTTCCTTAATGCGGCGGCAAATGCTTTCAACGACCATAGGGACTTGGAAACGGACCGCATCAACCGGCGTAATCGACCCCTTCCCCTGGGCAAGATCAGTCCACGAACGGCCCTTGCATCTTCATTGGTTCTCTTCGGCATGGGAATCGTGGTCTCTGCGTTCATAAATCCGGCCGCTTTCTTCATTGCCACTCTTATCGCCACTCCCCTCATGATCGCATACAGCCTGTGGCTGAAAGGGTGGCCACTGGTGGGAAACATCGTTGTTTCTGTCATCATCGGGCTTACTTTTGTTTTTGCGGGAGCGGCTTTCGGAAACGTCGGGGGAATGTTCACTGCTGCCCTCCTCGCCTTTGGTCTCACCATGGTCCGGGAAATCATAAAGGATATAGCTGACAAAGAGGGCGATAAAGCGGCAAACCTCAATACATTTCCCGCACGTTTTGGTATCCAAACGTCCATCAGACTTGCTATCTTCCTTATCTTTTTTCTGGCTGTTGGCGTTGTTATCCCCTACTGGTACGGGGCATACGGAAAACTTTATCTTATTGTGCTCGCTTTGGGAATTGAAATTCCTCTACTTTTCATCGTATTTTTCCTCATGATATTTCCTTCAATCAGGACCTGTAAGATCTCATCCCAGATTCTCAAAGGTTGCATCGTCGCCGGATTGTTGGCCATCTACTTGGGTTAGCGTAGTGGCATCGGAATTCATCCACCTTCATAATCACTCCGACTACAGCCTCCTTGACGGCGCCCAGACGGTGTCCACGCTGGTGGACACTGTGGGTGATCTCGACATGGACAGCGTCGCTCTCACGGAACACGGAAATCTCTTTTCGGCCATCGATTTCTACACAGCGGCCAGGAAAGCCAGCATCAATCCTATCCTCGGGTGTGAAGTATATGTGGCCCAGGGGAGCCGCTTTGACAAGACGCCCAGAAGAGATAGAGGCTGGGGTAACAACCATCTGGTGCTTCTGGTACAGAACTTCACGGGATACCAGAATTTGATGAAACTGGTAACGGTGGGATACCTGGAAGGATTCTATTATCGTCCACGTGTTGACAAAGACCTTTTGCGTAAGCACAATGAGGGGTTGATCTGCCTTTCAGCCTGTCTGAAAGGAGAGATTCAGGAATTTGCACTGAAGGGGGAATATGAAAAGGCAAGGAACACGGCACTGGAATTTGCCGAGATTTTTCCCGGCCGTTTCTACCTGGAGCTTCAGCATCACAGTCTTCCCGATGAAGAGGAATCGCGACAGGTGGTCGCCAGGCTTGCCAGTGAACTGGATCTCCCTCTCGTGGCCACCAACGACTGCCACTACGCCCGACACGAACATGCCGACGCTCACGACGTCATGTTCTGTCTCGGGACGGGCAAGGATCGTAACGATCCCAAACGTCAGCGGTACGCCACACCGGAATTCTATCTCAAATCCCAGGATCAGATGTGGAAACTGTTCAAGGAATACCCCCAGGCAATGGAGAACACACGCCAGATTGCGAACAACTGCAATCTGGAAATCCCCTTGGGAGAGAACCTGCTGCCATCTTTCCCCCTTCCCCCAGATGCCGGCACGAAAGATCCCGATGAGTATTTGACGGCCAGATGCCGAAAACGACTTGAGGCTCTCTACAAACCTGCCACCGCCGAAGTGGAGGAACGACTCGAGTATGAACTGAAGGTCATAAGAAAAATGGGATATGCTGGATATTTCCTTATTGTTATGGACTTCGTCAACTATGCGAAGGGCAAGAAAATCCCGGTGGGACCAGGGAGGGGATCCGTGGCTGGGAGTTTGGTGGCCTATACCCTGGGGATAACCACTATCGATCCCATCAAGCACGATCTTCTGTTCGAACGGTTCCTGAATCCAGAGCGAGTGTCCATGCCCGACATCGATATTGATTTTTGCTATGAGCGCCGGTCGGAGGTAATTGACTATATCAAGCTGAAGTATGGGGAAAACTCGGTAACCCAGATTATCACATTTGGGAAATTGAAAGCCCGTCAGGTGGTTCGTGACGTGGGGCGGGTCCTGGGACTGAGTTATGGGGAGGTTGACAGGATCGCCAAAATGATCCCCGCGGGTCCCGGTATCACCCTCGATGCGGCCCTCAAGATGAGCCCGGAACTCCAGAAGATAGCCGGGAAGAATAAGATTTACGAAGAACTCATAGAATTTTCCAGGACGCTGGAAGGAATGAACCGACATGCCTCAACGCATGCGGCGGGCGTTGTCATCGGTCCCGGAGAACTTACTGACTATATCCCCCTCTATCGATCCCCACAGGGTGACATCACTTCCCAATATGACATGAAGGGGCTCGAGAACCTGGGACTGTTGAAGATGGATTTCCTGGGCCTTCGGAATCTGACGGTGATCGATCAGACGATAGAACTTCTGAAGGAGCGCGGGATAAAGATCGATATTGGCCAGATACCGCTGGATGACTCGAGGGTCTACAAGATATTTTCACAGGGAAACACTGTGGGAGTATTCCAATTTGAGTCCACCGGGATGCGTGAGTATCTCAAGAAACTCAGGCCCAACGGGATCGAAGATCTTATCGCCATGAATGCCCTTTATAGGCCGGGGCCCATGGAGCACATAAACGATTTCATAAAGCGGAAACACGGACGCAAGAAAATCGACTACATCCATCCCCATCTCGAGCCCATCTTGAAGGAGACATACGGCATCATCGTTTACCAGGAGCAGGTGATGCAAATCGCCAACAAGATTGCAGGCTTTTCTCTTGCCCAGGCGGATATCATGCGGCGGGCCATGGGGAAAAAAAGACGAGGGCTCATGAGCAGACAACAGAAGGCCTTTGTTGAAGGAGCCGTGAAGAACGAAACCTCAAGAGAGGTGGCTCGAAAAATATTCGGTATGATCGAGAAGTTTGCCCAATATGGATTCAATAAAAGTCACAGTACCGCGTACGCATTCATCGCCTATCAGACAGCATATCTGAAAACCCACTACCCATCAGAGTTCATGGCAGCCAATCTCACCACTGAAATGACGAATACACCGCGCGTGGTCACCCTCATTAACGAATGTCAGAAGCTGGGTATTACGGTTCATCCCCCCGATGTGATGGAATCGGATATCTATTTCAAGGTGATGGATGAAAAATCCATTTCCTTTGGTCTGAACGCCATCAAGAACGTGGGTGCTAAGGCACTCAGGAACATTATCGCCATGCGAACGAAGCATGGACCGTTCGAAAACCATTTCCAATTCTGCAAGCCTCTCGACCTGCGACTGGCCAATCGAAAAGTCATTGAGAGTCTGATTGCAGCGGGAGCCATGGATTCTCTCGAGGGCAACAGGGCTCAGAAGTACGCATCCGTTGAGGCGGCCCTGAAGTTTTCCCAGCAGTTTCAGTCGGAACTCAACGGGGATCAGTTTTCCATGTTCGATGTTTCGGATTCTGAGGAAACGCTGTTCCGTTCCACTCCCCGGCTGCCGGATCTCCCAGAATGGTCGGAATCCGAAAAGCTCAAACGGGAGAAGGCCCTCATGGGCTTTTACCTCACAGGCCATCCCCTTCTCAAGTATGCCGATGAGCTCGAAGAATACTCAAACTACGATTTTTCCGATCCCGCAAACGATACGGAATTGCGCGAAATTCGTCTGGCGGGTGTCATTCAGGATACACGGTACCACTTTGACAGGAAAGATCAACAGATGGCCTTTTTCAGTCTTGAGTGCCTCGGTGGGAGAGCCGACGTACTTGTCTTTCACAAAACCTTTAAGCAGTACAGAGGTCTCATCAAGGATGACAATCTCGTTTTTGTGCGGGGCCGCCCTACGACGCCCCTTGCGGAGGACACGCCCAAAATGATCGCTGACGAAATTCTCTCACAGGAGGACGTTCAGAACCGCCATTCCAAAAAACTGAACATCCTTGTGGAACTGGACAAAATGAAAGATGAGGATGTCGATTCGCTCTTCAAATTGGCCAAGGAAAATGAAGGGGATTCTCCCCTCTTTTTCCATGTTCAGGATAGAGAAGGCAACGGCAAGAAGATACTGACTCATAAGGTACGGGTCTCCTTGAATCCCACTTTCCTTAAGAGACTCAAGGGACTCTACGGTGACCAAAACGTCTGGGTGGATTGATGATCGCCGTTCTTCAGCGCGTTTCGAATGCCCGGGTTGTGGTGGATAGCACCACTTCCGGCGAGATTAATCAAGGACTATTAATCTTCCTGGGTGTCTGTCAGGGAGACACAGAAGAGCACGGTGAATTTCTCACCCGGAAGATATCCAATTTCCGCATCTTCAACGACGATGCGGGAAAGATGAATCTCTCCATCAAGGATGTAAAGGGGGCATCATTGGTGGTTAGCCAGTTCACACTTTGCGCAGATTGGAAAAAAGGTCGCCGGCCCAGTTTTGTTCGGGCAGCACCCCCGAGCCTGGGGAAAGACCTGTACGAAAGATTTGTCCAGCAACTCGCAGATCAGGGAGTCCTCGTTCAATCTGGCGTTTTCGGGGCAATGATGGAAGTCAACCTTACGAATGACGGTCCTGTGACGTTCGTTCTGGACAGTAACGACCGCAATTAGGTAACTATTCACTACCGGAATTTTCTAGCCCAGATTATCCACAGGATCTTCCAAAGGATCTTGAGATGAGATTTGCCACCTCCATAGGAGTCCCTTTGACCCGTGGGGTCTCCTACGGAGGGAAAAGACATCTACCCCGTGAGATATGGCTTTGTATTTCACGGGGCATAGGCACCAAGCTATTTGAGAATAAAAACATTAGTGGCATGAAACTCTGAAGATTTGCTGTGAAACAGTCCCGACGCGTTAGGATTAATAACCTATTCTCAAGATCCTGCGGATAATATCAATAACTTTGTGTCTTACCCGCCCGCCTGCCCCTCACGGAGTGGGGCGGGCAGGGTGCCTTGGTGGCTGCTGAATAGATTAGGCTAAGAACCATCTCCACTGGTAGAAAGGGGGTTCTATGGATTTGGGCACGGCTCTGGGACTTCTTCTGGGCGTAGGATTCATTGCCGCAGGCATCGTAAGTAACCACGGTGATCTCCGGTGGTTTCTCGATTTTGATGCCATCTTAATCGTACTGGGGGGCACATTTGCTGCCACGCTTGTTAACTATCCCGTGAAGAATGTCCTGGGAATATTCAAAATCCTGACCCAAGCCTTCCGCAGAGAAGATGTTGGACATCAGGGCGTTATCGACCAGCTGGTTGAGAAGGCAGAGAAGGGAAGGAAAAAGGGGATCATGTCCCTGGAGACCGATCTTGATGGAATCTCCGACCATTTCCTGAGGGGTGGTCTCGAGCTGGCCATCAATGAACGGGATCCCGTCCGTCTGCGCAACTATCTGGAACTGGAACTTTCCAACATGGAGCGGCGGCACAGTCTGGGACAGGAAATCTTTCTGTATATGGGTGCTTATTCCCCTGCATTCGGATTGCTGGGAACGGTCCTGGGACTTATCATTATGATGACCCACTTTTCCTCTACGGAGAACGTTGGAATTGCCGGGATCGAGTTCGACGTGGCCAAGCGATTTGCAGAACTTCTTGGGGGAATGGGGCTGGCCCTCATTACCACCTTTTACGGCATTCTACTGTCAAACCTCGTGTTCCTCCCCCTGGCGGGGAAGCTGAAACGAAAGTCCGAAGAAGAATTGATGCTGAAAGACATCCTGGTGGAAGGTATAATCGGAATCCACGCAAAAGAACATCCTATCCTTCTGAGAGAGAAACTGATGACGTTTGTTCCCCAGAGCAAGCGAACGGAAGAGACGTAGTCCCAATGCCTCGACGGGTATCCAAACTGTCATTCGATGAAGCCAGGTCAAAACGGACCGCCTGGGCCGTGACTTTTGGTGATATGGTCACCCTTCTCCTCACATTTTTTGTCATGCTCCTGGTGATCATGAACGATGCCGAGAAACACGTGGACCGTGTCATCAATATGCTTCTCGACGAAACCTACAAAGAACTCCACAATCAGCTCCACTCTGCCTACGTCTCCGTGGAACGGGTTACAAAAGGGGTTAAGGTTACCCTGGCCAGCGGGCAACTCTTTCGTTCCGGTGATTCCCAACTCCGTCCTGAAGTGTATCCCCTGATTCAGCAAATCGGTATGATTATCAAGATGTCCAGGCTGGTGAAGATCCAGGAGGATCCCGAATTGAGACCCTTCGTTGAGGCGGTTGAAAAGAAGGACCATTTTCTGAACATAGAAATCAGATGCGAGGGGCATACGGATAACGTTCCCCTGCCCGATGAATTAAAGTACAAATGGGAAACCAACTGGGAGCTGTCCACGGCAAGAGCGCTGAATGTTGTAGAACACCTGAGGCAATTTGCCGGAATCAGTGAAGATAAGTTCTCTGCGATGGGATACGGTGAATTCCGCCCTGTTGACTCCAATGAGTCCCCAGAGGGCCGTGCAAACAACCGGCGCGTGGAAGTCTACCTGGACGCTTTTCTCACGACGAAAACCCTTACCCTTTGACTTGTATGACCAGAGAGAACTCCAAGAAAGGGGTGTTAAAGTGTTTCAGTGTTCGAGTGTTCAGGTTGTTGGATCCCGAACCCGTTTCTTTTCTCTTGAACACATGAACACACAAACACATAAACACATGAATACATGAAAACAGTCATTATCATAACGTGGGTGACACTGTGCGTTTCGGTTTGTGGTCAGATAACCCAAACCATCAAGAAGGCGGATATTATTGCGGACCCCAGTGACCCCAAAAGTGTTTTGGGTCGACTCTATCCGGGGACAGAGATCAGGAAGATAGGGAAGGATGCATCGGGTGAGTTTATCAAAGCGACCCTGGATTTCTACCTCCCCCTGGAGACGCTAAAGGAAGGACGAGTTGCGAAGAAGATCGGCGAATGGCAAACCGCTGACAATGCGAGAGTGAAACTCTTGCAAGTATCCAAACAAGGAAATACCGTAGAAGTATCCGTGATCATCGAAAATCGCGATAAGAACGATATGGACGTGAGTGCGCTTTTGTTATTCAAGATGGTTGACGGCCAGGGGAATATTGGCAACCTGGAGTTCCTGGAGAGCAAGAACAGTGTGGGGATCGTAAAGCCTAGCCAGAGGTTGAGATCCGATCTGGTCTACAGGTTCATGGAGCCGCCCGACAACGTGGAGTTGAGCTTTCAGTCAAAACTGGGGGGAGATCAGGTCTTTTTTCTTCTCGGGTTTTAGCCCGCTTTTCTCACCATGAATCGTGACGAAACGGAGGAGACGTTTATGAATACAAGGCCTACGCAGGAAAAATGACGGAGGTGTACTAGACAGTACGCCGAGTACATTTTTCAAGTAGAACGCCGTAGTCGTAAGCATATACTCCGTTGCAGTAGATTTGGTGGTGAGAAATGCGGGCTCGGTCAACCTGACAGGATACCAGTCAGGTTGAGTCTTCAAAATCATTTCTTGGGTTCTTCCACCACCTTGAAAACTTTTTCCCCTGGCTTTGCCATGCGATGCCGTTCCCGGGCCAGCTTTTCAATATACTCAAGATCGTTCTCCAACCGTTCCTTGTTCTGATCCAGCTCCCGTTGTTCTTCTCTTAAACGGTCAATGTCCTTGAGGACGTGCTTCTTTTCCCGTTTCATTTCATAGAGACGATAGATTCCGTGATCCCCAAAAAAGAAAATAATTACTAAAATAACACCCACAAGCAGCAGGAGCTTGGGAACGAGCGAGCTCCGGCTCTTATGTCTCTTTCTGGGAGGGTCCCTCCGCAGCTTCCGTCGCCTTCTCCGCGGTTTCACCTGTTTGTCCCCAATACCTCCATCCCGGGGAACCGGGCCCGATCACCGAGACTCTCCTCAATGCGGAGCAGCTGATTGTACTTACAAATTCTATCCGTGCGCGAGGCGGACCCACTCTTAATCTGACCCATTCCCATTGCGACAGAAAAATCGGCAATCGAACTATCCTCTGTCTCACCGGAACGGTGAGAAATGATCGCGGCCATTTTGCTCCTTCGAGCGAGCTCGATGGTCCGGATCGTCTCCGTCACCGTACCCACCTGATTGAGCTTGATAAGGATCGCATTCATGGCACCAGTTTCAATCGCTTTTTCCAATCGAGAAACGCTTGTGACTGTCAAATCATCACCCACAATCTGGATTTTTTCCCCCAACTCGCGATTAAGATGGGACCATCCTTCCCAGTCATCCTCCCACAAACCATCCTCGATGGACACAATAGGATATCTTGATGCAAGATCCACATAGTACTCCACCATATCATGGGACGAGAGTTCCCTTTTTTCCGATGCCAAAACATAAACGGAATGTTTGCTGTCATAGAACTCACTGGCGGCGGCATCCAGGGCAAGAAATAGTTCGTGACCCACCCCATGTCCGGTGCGCTCAGCCGCGGACAGAATAATCTCGATGGCCTCCTCATTGGACCGCAAATCAGGAGCGAAACCTCCTTCATCTCCCACCGCCGTGTTCAGCCCCTTCCGCTTTAGGATCTGCTTCAGATGGTGGAACGT
It contains:
- the prfA gene encoding peptide chain release factor 1; its protein translation is MLEKIKKIIEKSEALASQLADPEILSDPKRLREISKQHHELEPLVKKGKSYLKVMDQIEEDEALLGGDDLELKALVKEELDELAQKREVLEEELKLLLLPKDPRDDRNTIVEIRAGTGGEEAALFAADLFRMYSRYAERKGWQLTALSSSETGNKGFKEIIFSLEGEEVFGEMKFEGGVHRVQRVPETEASGRIHTSAATVAVLPEASEIEVDIDPADLRIDTFRASGHGGQHVNKTESAVRITHMPTNLVVTCQDEKSQHKNRMAAMKVLRSRLLALEGEKQRAKRDQARKSMISTGDRSAKIRTYNFPQSRVTDHRIDVTLYKLDDILDGDISVLVEKLRIGDQVERLKAETLN
- the prmC gene encoding peptide chain release factor N(5)-glutamine methyltransferase: MSASPGTDRHWRVIELLKRGERHFSSHGFDSPRREIEWLLMGLLSVSRLDLYLNFEKVVHAHQLETLRSWVKRRISREPPQYITGKTEFFGLPISVDPHVLIPRPETERLIEVTLNMATKTGAKRIVDVGTGSGCIAIALAANLESVGIVAIDNDETVLEVGKKNAELNDVEERISFQKRDVFSDHLTETYDLLVSNPPYISESELDTVMPEVRDFEPLSALTDGEDGLKFYRLFAKKGRTWVKKGGYLLLEVGLGSHPRRVKALFQDAGFENVTVFQDYNGDDRVAAIEVAP
- a CDS encoding geranylgeranylglycerol-phosphate geranylgeranyltransferase, whose amino-acid sequence is MKAVVALFTLFRPLNLLLGASAVLISSAILESMGNFHTVIKAILVVVFLNAAANAFNDHRDLETDRINRRNRPLPLGKISPRTALASSLVLFGMGIVVSAFINPAAFFIATLIATPLMIAYSLWLKGWPLVGNIVVSVIIGLTFVFAGAAFGNVGGMFTAALLAFGLTMVREIIKDIADKEGDKAANLNTFPARFGIQTSIRLAIFLIFFLAVGVVIPYWYGAYGKLYLIVLALGIEIPLLFIVFFLMIFPSIRTCKISSQILKGCIVAGLLAIYLG
- a CDS encoding DNA polymerase III subunit alpha, which codes for MASEFIHLHNHSDYSLLDGAQTVSTLVDTVGDLDMDSVALTEHGNLFSAIDFYTAARKASINPILGCEVYVAQGSRFDKTPRRDRGWGNNHLVLLVQNFTGYQNLMKLVTVGYLEGFYYRPRVDKDLLRKHNEGLICLSACLKGEIQEFALKGEYEKARNTALEFAEIFPGRFYLELQHHSLPDEEESRQVVARLASELDLPLVATNDCHYARHEHADAHDVMFCLGTGKDRNDPKRQRYATPEFYLKSQDQMWKLFKEYPQAMENTRQIANNCNLEIPLGENLLPSFPLPPDAGTKDPDEYLTARCRKRLEALYKPATAEVEERLEYELKVIRKMGYAGYFLIVMDFVNYAKGKKIPVGPGRGSVAGSLVAYTLGITTIDPIKHDLLFERFLNPERVSMPDIDIDFCYERRSEVIDYIKLKYGENSVTQIITFGKLKARQVVRDVGRVLGLSYGEVDRIAKMIPAGPGITLDAALKMSPELQKIAGKNKIYEELIEFSRTLEGMNRHASTHAAGVVIGPGELTDYIPLYRSPQGDITSQYDMKGLENLGLLKMDFLGLRNLTVIDQTIELLKERGIKIDIGQIPLDDSRVYKIFSQGNTVGVFQFESTGMREYLKKLRPNGIEDLIAMNALYRPGPMEHINDFIKRKHGRKKIDYIHPHLEPILKETYGIIVYQEQVMQIANKIAGFSLAQADIMRRAMGKKRRGLMSRQQKAFVEGAVKNETSREVARKIFGMIEKFAQYGFNKSHSTAYAFIAYQTAYLKTHYPSEFMAANLTTEMTNTPRVVTLINECQKLGITVHPPDVMESDIYFKVMDEKSISFGLNAIKNVGAKALRNIIAMRTKHGPFENHFQFCKPLDLRLANRKVIESLIAAGAMDSLEGNRAQKYASVEAALKFSQQFQSELNGDQFSMFDVSDSEETLFRSTPRLPDLPEWSESEKLKREKALMGFYLTGHPLLKYADELEEYSNYDFSDPANDTELREIRLAGVIQDTRYHFDRKDQQMAFFSLECLGGRADVLVFHKTFKQYRGLIKDDNLVFVRGRPTTPLAEDTPKMIADEILSQEDVQNRHSKKLNILVELDKMKDEDVDSLFKLAKENEGDSPLFFHVQDREGNGKKILTHKVRVSLNPTFLKRLKGLYGDQNVWVD
- the dtd gene encoding D-aminoacyl-tRNA deacylase, which codes for MIAVLQRVSNARVVVDSTTSGEINQGLLIFLGVCQGDTEEHGEFLTRKISNFRIFNDDAGKMNLSIKDVKGASLVVSQFTLCADWKKGRRPSFVRAAPPSLGKDLYERFVQQLADQGVLVQSGVFGAMMEVNLTNDGPVTFVLDSNDRN
- a CDS encoding MotA/TolQ/ExbB proton channel family protein produces the protein MDLGTALGLLLGVGFIAAGIVSNHGDLRWFLDFDAILIVLGGTFAATLVNYPVKNVLGIFKILTQAFRREDVGHQGVIDQLVEKAEKGRKKGIMSLETDLDGISDHFLRGGLELAINERDPVRLRNYLELELSNMERRHSLGQEIFLYMGAYSPAFGLLGTVLGLIIMMTHFSSTENVGIAGIEFDVAKRFAELLGGMGLALITTFYGILLSNLVFLPLAGKLKRKSEEELMLKDILVEGIIGIHAKEHPILLREKLMTFVPQSKRTEET
- a CDS encoding flagellar motor protein MotB, whose translation is MPRRVSKLSFDEARSKRTAWAVTFGDMVTLLLTFFVMLLVIMNDAEKHVDRVINMLLDETYKELHNQLHSAYVSVERVTKGVKVTLASGQLFRSGDSQLRPEVYPLIQQIGMIIKMSRLVKIQEDPELRPFVEAVEKKDHFLNIEIRCEGHTDNVPLPDELKYKWETNWELSTARALNVVEHLRQFAGISEDKFSAMGYGEFRPVDSNESPEGRANNRRVEVYLDAFLTTKTLTL
- a CDS encoding septum formation initiator family protein, with protein sequence MKPRRRRRKLRRDPPRKRHKSRSSLVPKLLLLVGVILVIIFFFGDHGIYRLYEMKREKKHVLKDIDRLREEQRELDQNKERLENDLEYIEKLARERHRMAKPGEKVFKVVEEPKK
- the eno gene encoding phosphopyruvate hydratase; this encodes MGANSIVSTLAREILDSRGNPTVEVDVTLKDGSFGRAAVPSGASTGSYEAVELRDGESNRYLGRGVRRAVKNVNEVLGPAVDGMDVLDQLSVDERLIEVDGTTNKGKLGANAILGISVAAAKAAAAHKRIPLFEYLSTDSGDLLPIPMMNILNGGKHADNNVDIQEFMIFPVGAASFSEALQMGTETFHHLKQILKRKGLNTAVGDEGGFAPDLRSNEEAIEIILSAAERTGHGVGHELFLALDAAASEFYDSKHSVYVLASEKRELSSHDMVEYYVDLASRYPIVSIEDGLWEDDWEGWSHLNRELGEKIQIVGDDLTVTSVSRLEKAIETGAMNAILIKLNQVGTVTETIRTIELARRSKMAAIISHRSGETEDSSIADFSVAMGMGQIKSGSASRTDRICKYNQLLRIEESLGDRARFPGMEVLGTNR